One window of the Lytechinus pictus isolate F3 Inbred chromosome 5, Lp3.0, whole genome shotgun sequence genome contains the following:
- the LOC135154108 gene encoding gonadotropin-releasing hormone receptor-like, whose protein sequence is MTRTAYVSSVTTESAILNLLNASLLNGLSNYTTAANSSPEYDFPYYVAPSDSHFNVSKTPTFELAYLIRIITLSTILVLSVPLNFIVLLTVWRQRGQKSRVNLLVLHLSIADLLITFINISTDVIWFCTVAWLAGNTMCKLIMFMETFAMYASSFVLIVISIDRYAAIVHPLSVRAADRRCKIMLRVAWGSAAVCSVPQVRYPFRYYFDSRFVLTIQSLHRKKFV, encoded by the coding sequence ATGACTCGGACCGCATACGTGTCCTCCGTGACTACAGAGTCAGCAATCTTAAATCTATTAAACGCATCTCTCTTAAATGGTCTTTCAAATTATACCACTGCTGCGAACTCCAGCCCTGAATATGACTTCCCATATTACGTCGCACCGTCTGACTCCCATTTCAACGTCTCGAAGACACCGACTTTCGAGTTGGCCTACCTGATACGAATCATCACCCTCTCGACAATCCTAGTTCTCTCAGTGCCTCTCAATTTTATAGTTCTCCTCACCGTTTGGCGCCAACGAGGCCAGAAATCCCGCGTCAACCTCCTCGTCCTCCACCTCTCCATCGCCGACCTCCTCATCACCTTCATCAACATCTCCACCGATGTCATCTGGTTCTGTACGGTGGCGTGGTTGGCTGGGAATACCATGTGCAAGTTGATCATGTTCATGGAGACCTTCGCGATGTACGCGTCGTCGTTCGTCCTCATCGTCATCAGCATCGACCGGTACGCCGCCATCGTCCATCCGCTTAGCGTCAGGGCCGCTGATAGGAGGTGTAAGATCATGCTGAGGGTGGCCTGGGGATCAGCTGCTGTCTGTAGCGTACCTCAGGTAAGGTACCCTTTCCGTTACTATTTTGATTCTCGATTTGTCTTGACAATACAATCATTGCATCGAAAGAAGTTCGTTTAA